The following proteins are co-located in the Streptomyces asiaticus genome:
- a CDS encoding ABC transporter ATP-binding protein, translating to MTSVNATSGVEVRGLSRAFGDKTVLDGLDITIREGEFVALLGQSGCGKSTLLRILAGLDSETEGEVDVPERRSVAFQSPRLMPWLRVWHNVVLGLPGGDRALAGRYLAEVGIEEYAGAWPRTLSGGQAQRVSLARALVREPELLLLDEPFGALDALTRGRAQRLVADLWQRHGCSILLVTHDVEEALLLADRVLVMDGGRIAYEAEVGLARPRDLGSPDFVALRGELLRRLGVDDASAPSHHREEVTT from the coding sequence ATGACATCGGTGAACGCCACGAGCGGTGTGGAGGTACGCGGGCTGAGCCGCGCCTTCGGCGACAAGACGGTGCTCGACGGGCTCGACATCACCATCCGGGAGGGCGAGTTCGTGGCCCTGCTCGGCCAGAGCGGCTGCGGAAAGTCGACGCTGCTGAGGATCCTCGCCGGGCTGGACAGCGAGACCGAGGGCGAGGTGGACGTCCCCGAGCGGCGCTCGGTGGCCTTCCAGTCGCCACGGCTGATGCCGTGGCTGCGGGTGTGGCACAACGTCGTGCTCGGTCTGCCGGGCGGGGACCGGGCACTGGCCGGGCGCTATCTGGCCGAGGTCGGCATCGAGGAGTACGCGGGTGCCTGGCCCCGGACGCTCTCCGGCGGCCAGGCCCAACGCGTCTCCCTGGCCCGTGCGCTGGTGCGCGAGCCCGAACTGCTGCTGCTGGACGAGCCGTTCGGCGCGCTCGACGCGCTCACCCGCGGCAGGGCGCAGCGGCTGGTGGCCGATCTGTGGCAGCGGCACGGCTGCTCGATCCTCCTGGTCACGCACGACGTCGAGGAAGCGCTGCTGCTGGCCGACCGGGTGCTGGTGATGGACGGCGGGCGGATCGCCTACGAGGCGGAGGTGGGCCTCGCACGCCCGCGTGACCTCGGCTCGCCCGACTTCGTGGCGCTGCGCGGCGAACTCCTGCGACGGCTGGGCGTCGACGACGCCTCGGCCCCTTCGCACCATCGTGAAGAGGTAACCACATGA
- a CDS encoding ABC transporter permease, with the protein MPSSHSPVSGASPPPAASTPPSPGAPKDPAPPAGSTVVRKPRPTAPRTRPRLRVPRGVRRASGPAGLLLLWFLAAATGVLPETVLASPVDVVRRGADLIGTGELPRAIAASGRRAAIGFLIGAAVALTLSLTAGLFRLGEDVIDASMGMFRAIPWVGLIPLFIVWFGIDETPKIALVALGVTYPLYFNIYGGIRSADAQLIEAGRMVGLGRIGLIRYVILPSALPGALVGLRYALSTAWLALVFAEQVNADAGIGYLMSNAQQYFQTDVIVLCLAVYAVLGLLCDFAVRLLSRRLLDWRASFDGEGA; encoded by the coding sequence ATGCCCTCCTCGCACTCCCCCGTGTCCGGGGCCTCACCGCCCCCGGCCGCCTCCACACCACCCTCCCCCGGTGCGCCGAAGGACCCCGCGCCGCCCGCCGGGTCCACCGTGGTGCGGAAACCCCGCCCCACCGCCCCGCGCACCCGGCCCCGCCTCCGGGTCCCGCGCGGGGTGCGACGGGCCTCCGGACCGGCCGGTCTGCTGCTGCTCTGGTTCCTGGCCGCCGCCACGGGCGTGCTCCCGGAGACCGTGCTGGCGTCCCCCGTCGACGTCGTGCGGCGCGGTGCGGACCTCATCGGCACCGGTGAGCTGCCGCGTGCCATCGCCGCCTCCGGCCGGCGCGCGGCGATCGGCTTCCTCATCGGCGCGGCCGTGGCGCTCACGCTGTCGCTCACCGCCGGTCTGTTCCGGCTGGGCGAGGACGTCATCGACGCGTCCATGGGCATGTTCCGGGCGATTCCCTGGGTGGGTCTGATCCCGCTGTTCATCGTCTGGTTCGGCATCGACGAGACACCGAAGATCGCGCTGGTGGCGCTCGGTGTCACCTACCCGCTGTACTTCAACATCTACGGCGGCATCCGGTCCGCCGACGCGCAGCTGATCGAGGCCGGGCGGATGGTGGGCCTGGGCCGTATCGGCCTGATCCGGTACGTGATCCTGCCGTCCGCGCTGCCCGGTGCGCTGGTGGGGCTGCGGTACGCGCTGTCCACCGCGTGGCTGGCCCTGGTCTTCGCCGAGCAGGTCAACGCGGACGCCGGTATCGGCTATCTGATGAGCAACGCCCAGCAGTACTTCCAGACGGACGTCATCGTCCTGTGCCTGGCCGTGTACGCGGTGCTGGGGCTGCTGTGCGACTTCGCGGTGCGGCTGCTGTCCCGGCGGCTGCTGGACTGGCGGGCGTCGTTCGACGGGGAGGGAGCATGA
- a CDS encoding sulfurtransferase has translation MTAPVLTTPAELYSRLFHGGPAPVVLDVRWRLGDPHGHEHYRAGHIPGARYVDLDTELAAPPTPADGRHPLPDPAALQRSARRWGLTADRPVVVYDDNGNTAAARAWWLLRWAGVERVSLLDGALAAWRAAGLPVETGEPAPPAEGNVVLAPGQLPVLDADAAAEVARTGVLLDARAAERYRGETEPVDPRAGHIPGARSAPTGGHLTPDGTFHGVEELARRFAALGADGTTEVGVYCGSGVTAAHTVAALARVGITAALYPGSWSAWSADTARPSAVGAQPG, from the coding sequence ATGACCGCCCCCGTCCTCACCACTCCGGCCGAGCTGTACTCCCGGCTGTTCCATGGTGGTCCGGCGCCCGTCGTCCTGGACGTACGGTGGCGGCTCGGCGATCCGCACGGCCATGAGCACTACCGCGCCGGGCACATCCCGGGCGCGCGCTACGTCGACCTCGACACCGAACTGGCCGCTCCGCCCACTCCGGCCGACGGCCGCCATCCGCTGCCGGACCCCGCTGCCTTGCAGCGGTCCGCGCGCCGCTGGGGACTCACCGCCGACCGGCCGGTGGTGGTGTACGACGACAACGGCAACACCGCCGCCGCTCGCGCCTGGTGGCTGCTGCGCTGGGCCGGGGTCGAACGGGTCTCGCTGCTGGACGGGGCGCTGGCCGCGTGGCGTGCGGCCGGACTGCCGGTCGAAACGGGCGAGCCCGCCCCACCGGCCGAGGGGAATGTCGTCCTCGCCCCGGGGCAGCTGCCGGTGCTGGACGCCGACGCGGCGGCCGAGGTGGCGCGTACCGGTGTCCTGCTGGACGCGCGGGCGGCCGAGCGATACCGGGGCGAGACCGAACCGGTCGATCCGCGTGCCGGGCACATTCCCGGCGCCCGGTCCGCCCCGACGGGCGGCCATCTGACGCCGGACGGCACGTTCCACGGGGTGGAGGAACTCGCGCGGCGCTTCGCCGCGCTGGGCGCCGACGGCACGACGGAGGTCGGCGTCTACTGCGGCTCCGGGGTCACGGCCGCCCACACGGTCGCGGCCCTGGCCCGCGTCGGCATCACGGCCGCGCTCTACCCCGGCTCCTGGTCCGCCTGGTCCGCCGACACCGCCCGCCCCTCGGCGGTGGGAGCGCAGCCGGGCTGA
- a CDS encoding alpha/beta hydrolase, producing MSSAQHVHSWDEPAGIAPRGTLVLLPGRGEHGGVYERFGRRISADGYRVRALGDASADPEAVAEAATKLLRDEALPGPRVLVGSDTGASHAARLATLDASGLDALILAGLPAGPRPAETAAGDWEAELELRTACPTHRGRLTDDTAFRRGALAGPSAPESLTPDTLEGISVPVLGLHGAEDTVSPLGEVRRVFRGLSRAELVSLAGTRHDVLNDVTHRTAAATVVLFLERLRLDPGLAPVAVTEDLG from the coding sequence ATGTCCTCTGCTCAGCATGTCCACTCCTGGGACGAACCGGCGGGGATCGCCCCGCGCGGCACGCTCGTGCTTCTCCCCGGACGGGGTGAACACGGCGGTGTGTACGAGCGGTTCGGCCGCCGGATCTCCGCCGACGGCTATCGCGTCCGCGCCCTGGGAGACGCCTCCGCCGACCCGGAGGCCGTCGCCGAGGCGGCCACCAAGCTGTTGCGCGACGAAGCGCTCCCGGGCCCCCGCGTACTGGTGGGGTCCGACACCGGGGCCTCCCACGCGGCGCGGCTCGCCACCCTCGACGCCTCCGGACTGGACGCGCTGATCCTCGCCGGGCTGCCGGCCGGGCCGCGCCCCGCGGAAACGGCCGCTGGGGACTGGGAGGCGGAGTTGGAGCTGCGCACCGCCTGCCCCACACACCGGGGCAGGCTGACCGACGACACGGCGTTCCGGCGAGGCGCCCTGGCGGGCCCCTCCGCGCCGGAGTCGCTCACGCCGGACACGCTGGAGGGGATCTCCGTTCCCGTGCTCGGGCTGCACGGTGCCGAGGACACCGTCAGCCCGCTCGGTGAGGTCCGCCGCGTGTTCCGCGGACTGTCCCGCGCGGAGCTGGTGAGCCTGGCCGGTACCCGGCACGACGTCCTCAACGACGTGACCCACCGCACCGCCGCCGCCACGGTGGTCCTCTTCCTGGAGCGGCTGCGGCTGGACCCCGGTCTCGCGCCCGTCGCCGTCACCGAGGACCTCGGATGA
- a CDS encoding LysR family transcriptional regulator, with protein MRTVLDIVALRSLIAVADYGGFHRAAGALALSQSTVSQHIRRLEKSLGRPVVERDGRKTRFTPHGTRLLEEAQQIVGAHDAALRRLMGEDPADAAPVVIGATEHGADQLLPVLTAAVRDTRPGAEVRVRIDRSARLTDAVARGELDLAVYVTEAASAPGTPVGELPLRWYAAPGWEPPAAPAPLPLVAISDPCVIRRRALTALASHHTAATVVAEAGYLAGVLDAARAGLGAALLAVPGGPYPDGLAPLHGLPAVPPVRLSARARSGCDPSLTGATIDAVRALLGFREMSPRAV; from the coding sequence ATGCGAACGGTATTGGACATCGTGGCGTTGCGGAGCCTCATCGCCGTCGCCGACTACGGGGGCTTCCACCGCGCCGCCGGCGCACTCGCGCTCAGTCAGTCCACCGTCAGTCAGCACATCCGGCGGCTGGAGAAGTCCCTCGGACGCCCCGTCGTCGAACGTGACGGCAGGAAGACCCGGTTCACCCCCCATGGCACCCGACTGCTCGAAGAGGCCCAGCAGATCGTCGGCGCACACGACGCGGCCCTCCGCCGGCTCATGGGGGAGGACCCGGCCGACGCGGCGCCCGTCGTCATCGGCGCCACCGAGCACGGCGCCGACCAGCTCCTGCCCGTTCTGACCGCGGCCGTACGCGACACCCGGCCCGGCGCCGAGGTTCGGGTGCGCATCGACCGCTCGGCGCGGCTGACGGATGCCGTCGCGCGTGGTGAGCTCGACCTCGCCGTCTACGTCACCGAGGCGGCGTCCGCCCCGGGTACCCCGGTGGGTGAACTCCCCCTGCGCTGGTACGCCGCTCCCGGCTGGGAACCACCCGCCGCACCCGCGCCCCTGCCCCTGGTGGCCATCAGCGATCCCTGCGTGATCCGCCGCCGCGCCCTGACCGCACTCGCCTCCCATCACACGGCAGCCACCGTGGTCGCCGAGGCCGGATACCTCGCGGGGGTGCTGGACGCGGCCCGCGCCGGGCTCGGCGCCGCCCTGCTCGCCGTCCCCGGCGGTCCGTACCCCGATGGCCTCGCGCCACTCCACGGCCTCCCGGCCGTTCCCCCGGTCCGCCTCAGCGCCCGGGCCCGCAGCGGCTGCGACCCCTCCCTGACCGGAGCCACCATCGATGCGGTACGCGCCCTGCTGGGCTTCCGCGAAATGTCCCCGAGGGCTGTGTAA
- a CDS encoding ABC transporter substrate-binding protein, whose translation MPRLAPPILTALTCASLLVGCADNTTSSTTADSKNLAHVKIPEKVKAKTSITVGAPDTQVALKLSGQLDKLPFKVKWANISGGPQCSEAFRAHSLDLCSAAEIPSIHAHWTGLDTKLVATEFRKDPLKHPVYELGIAPGADVDTLADLRGKKIAYSPGQAQGALVLRILAKAGLSKGDVQLVELPSTGDVYPTALGSRQVDVAPLGGVNIKRYPAKYGKDGGKTVQHGLRDDPAHLWAVTDAVSDPQKAAAIREFIRFWARSEVWVDRHPKQWIDGYYVKDQGLTHADGEYLVKQNGHPDIPADWTAAIARQQKTVDLLAKETGQKKFDAGILFDRRYESVAADAVAAAGRPR comes from the coding sequence ATGCCCAGGCTTGCGCCGCCCATCCTGACCGCTCTGACCTGCGCCTCGTTGCTCGTCGGCTGCGCGGACAACACCACCTCGTCGACTACCGCCGACAGCAAGAACCTCGCCCACGTCAAGATTCCGGAGAAGGTGAAGGCGAAGACGTCGATTACGGTCGGTGCGCCGGATACTCAGGTGGCGCTGAAGCTCTCGGGGCAGCTCGACAAGCTGCCCTTCAAGGTCAAGTGGGCCAATATCAGTGGCGGTCCGCAGTGCTCCGAGGCCTTCCGCGCGCATTCCCTCGATCTGTGCTCGGCGGCGGAGATCCCGTCGATACACGCCCACTGGACCGGTCTCGATACGAAGCTCGTGGCGACGGAATTCCGCAAGGACCCGTTGAAGCACCCCGTCTACGAACTCGGCATCGCTCCCGGGGCGGACGTCGACACCCTGGCGGACCTGCGCGGCAAGAAGATCGCCTACAGCCCGGGGCAGGCCCAGGGGGCGCTCGTGCTGCGGATCCTGGCCAAGGCGGGACTCTCGAAGGGCGATGTGCAACTGGTCGAGCTGCCCAGCACGGGGGATGTGTACCCGACCGCGCTCGGCAGCCGCCAAGTGGACGTCGCGCCCCTCGGAGGCGTCAACATCAAGCGCTATCCCGCGAAGTACGGCAAGGACGGCGGGAAGACCGTCCAGCACGGGCTGCGTGACGATCCCGCACATCTGTGGGCGGTGACCGACGCCGTGAGCGATCCGCAGAAGGCCGCCGCGATCAGGGAGTTCATCAGGTTCTGGGCGCGGTCGGAGGTCTGGGTCGACCGGCACCCGAAGCAGTGGATCGACGGCTACTACGTCAAGGACCAGGGCCTCACCCACGCGGACGGTGAGTACCTGGTGAAGCAGAACGGCCATCCGGACATCCCGGCCGACTGGACAGCGGCCATCGCGCGGCAGCAGAAGACCGTCGACCTGCTGGCGAAGGAGACGGGCCAGAAGAAGTTCGACGCGGGAATCCTCTTCGACCGCCGGTACGAGTCGGTCGCCGCCGATGCGGTCGCGGCAGCGGGGCGGCCGCGATGA
- a CDS encoding ABC transporter permease translates to MSTDLGRERLSLARTTKAAPAAGNAGRRVARRRLGPGRPIPYGRALGPLLLLAVWSAGSATGLIDARDLSAPWTVVTTAGDLIADGRLQSNVRTSTERALSGLVYGTAAGLVLALIAGLSRLGEGVIDGPVQIKRGIPSLALIPLLILWFGIGESMKVITIALGAFVPVYIHTHNGLRTIDSRYVELAETLGLSRPRFLLHIVLPGALPGFLLGMRFAVTASWLALAVVEQVNATSGIGYMMGLARTYGQTDIIIVGLVVYGLLGLLSDGLVRLVERKVLSWRRTLAG, encoded by the coding sequence ATGAGCACGGACCTCGGGCGCGAGCGGCTGTCGCTCGCCAGGACCACGAAGGCGGCCCCGGCCGCGGGGAACGCCGGGCGCCGCGTCGCGCGCCGGCGCCTCGGTCCCGGTCGGCCCATCCCGTACGGCCGGGCCCTCGGCCCCCTCCTGCTGCTCGCGGTCTGGTCGGCCGGCTCGGCCACCGGCCTCATCGACGCGCGCGATCTGTCCGCCCCCTGGACGGTGGTGACCACGGCGGGTGACCTCATCGCGGACGGCAGGCTCCAGTCCAATGTGCGGACCTCCACCGAGCGAGCCCTGTCCGGTCTGGTGTACGGGACGGCCGCCGGGCTCGTGCTGGCGCTCATCGCGGGGCTCAGCAGACTCGGCGAGGGGGTGATCGACGGCCCGGTGCAGATCAAGCGGGGCATTCCCTCGCTCGCGCTCATCCCGCTGCTGATCCTGTGGTTCGGCATCGGGGAGTCCATGAAGGTCATCACGATCGCCCTCGGCGCCTTCGTGCCGGTCTACATCCACACCCACAACGGACTGCGCACCATCGACAGCCGGTACGTCGAGCTCGCCGAGACGCTGGGGCTGAGCCGCCCGCGCTTCCTGCTGCACATCGTGCTGCCGGGCGCACTGCCCGGCTTCCTCCTCGGGATGCGTTTCGCCGTGACCGCCTCATGGCTGGCGCTGGCCGTCGTCGAACAGGTCAACGCCACCAGCGGGATCGGCTACATGATGGGGCTCGCGCGGACGTACGGGCAGACCGACATCATCATCGTCGGTCTCGTCGTCTACGGACTCCTCGGGCTGCTCTCCGACGGACTGGTACGGCTCGTGGAGAGGAAGGTCCTGTCATGGCGACGCACACTGGCGGGCTGA
- a CDS encoding ABC transporter ATP-binding protein, which yields MATHTGGLTATAPEAATAVRIEGLVRAFGERKVLDGLDLSLRAGEFVAMLGRSGSGKSTVLRALAGVDHDAGGEGVLSAPAHVSVVFQDARLLPWKRVLANVALGLTGGDAEERARTALAEVGLAGREDAWPVELSGGEQQRVSLARSLVREPELLLADEPFGALDALTRTRMHALLARLYERHRPAVLLVTHDVDEAIALADRIVVLDGGRIAADLAVEVPAPRRPAGAEYAALRERLLARLGVDAATGRADDLPESR from the coding sequence ATGGCGACGCACACTGGCGGGCTGACGGCCACCGCCCCGGAGGCCGCAACGGCCGTCCGCATCGAGGGGCTCGTACGGGCCTTCGGCGAGCGCAAGGTGCTGGACGGGCTCGATCTGAGCCTGCGCGCCGGGGAGTTCGTGGCCATGCTCGGCCGCAGTGGCTCCGGCAAGAGCACCGTCCTGCGGGCGCTCGCCGGAGTCGACCACGACGCCGGTGGCGAAGGCGTACTGAGCGCGCCCGCCCATGTGTCGGTCGTCTTCCAGGACGCCAGGCTGCTGCCCTGGAAACGGGTGCTGGCCAATGTGGCGCTGGGACTCACGGGCGGGGACGCCGAGGAGCGGGCGCGCACCGCGCTCGCCGAGGTGGGACTGGCCGGGCGGGAGGACGCCTGGCCGGTGGAGCTGTCGGGCGGTGAACAGCAGCGGGTCTCACTCGCCCGCTCCCTGGTGCGCGAGCCCGAACTGCTGCTCGCGGACGAGCCGTTCGGCGCGCTCGACGCGCTCACCAGGACCCGTATGCACGCTCTTCTGGCCCGCCTGTACGAGCGGCACCGTCCCGCCGTGCTGCTGGTCACGCATGATGTCGACGAGGCCATCGCGCTCGCCGACCGGATCGTGGTCCTGGACGGGGGCCGGATCGCCGCCGACCTCGCCGTGGAGGTTCCGGCGCCGCGCCGGCCCGCCGGTGCCGAGTACGCCGCGCTGCGCGAGCGACTGCTCGCCCGGCTGGGCGTGGACGCGGCCACCGGGCGGGCGGACGACCTTCCCGAGAGCCGCTAA